The window CTCTCGGAACACCGTCGCTGACGGCGTCTCTCCCCGGGCGACGGCAGGTCGCCCGGTCGCCGATCAGCGGTTCGCGTCGGCCACCTGTTCGTCGTACGTCGCGCCCGCCGCGATCAGGAAGCCGATGATCGCGGTGACGAGCGCGATGCTCCCGATAGCGACGACGGCGACGGAGAACAGGTCGCTCGGGAGGACTCGCGCAGACGTCAGCAGCGAGACCGCCGTGACGAATCCGATCAGTAGCAGGAGACGCCCGAACCGCCCGGCGTCGAGCCCGTCGTCACCTGACATAGGTTCTGAGCTCGTTAATGACGCCGTCGTAGCCGTCCTCGCTCGCCTCCGCGCCGAGCGAGTGGATGGACTGGCAGATCCACATCCCCGCGGTGAAGTTCAACAGCGCGACGAACGACACCAGCCCGAGCTGTGAGTCCACAGTGAGTCCGATGAGGAATCCCAACGGGAGCGTCACCGACATGATGGCGTGCGTGAGTAACGACCGCGTCCCGAAATCGTCCAACGAACTGAGAACTCCGGCCATACACACATACAGGCACGAACGCGTATATATGCTCGTTCGAGCGCCGCACCGGAAGAGTAATCAGAATCGGTAGCACACGACATGGTATGGATCTGAACGACCGGACCCGCGTCAGCGAGGTCATGTCGACGCCGCTGGAGACGATCGGCGCGAGCGAACCGCTCCGCGAGGCCGCGCGTCGGATGGCCGACGACGACATCAGCGCGCTCGTCGTGACGACGGGCGGCGGCTGTATCGTCACGCAGAGCGACATCATCGGCGCCGTCGCCGACGGCCGCGACCTCGACGAAGCCGTCGTCCGCGACGTGATGACCGAGAACGTCGAGACGGTGACGCCGGACCTCATGATGGAGGAGGTCGCCGCGATGATGACGATGTACGGCGTCAAACACCTGCCCGTCGTCGACGACGACTACGTGGGCATGGTCTCGTCGACCGACGTGGCGGCACAGCTCTCGTGAGTCGCGGAGCGCGCGAAAAACGCCGGGCTCTCTGTTAAAACAGGAGCAGCGGGACGCCGACCGCGACCCCGACCGCGATCAGCACGAGGTTCCAGAGCAGGACCGGTCGGACCAGTTCGCGCGCGATGCTCGCCGCGAACGCGGTCTTGACCAGGATGCTCGCCGCCGTTCCGGCGACGACGCCTCCGACCGCGGTGTCGACCGTTATCTGTCCGGTACCGAGCAGCGAGACGGCGGTCGCCGTCGCGCTCCCGGAGGAGACGAGCCCCGCGAGGAACGACGTGGCGACGAACCCGCCCGCACCGAAGGCCCGCTCCGCGCCGGCGGAGACCAAGAGCACCGCGACGAACAGCGCGCCGAACGTCAGGGCGTTCCGGAGGCTGAACGGGGAGGTGAGCTCCGCCTCCAACGTCGTCCGCCAGTCGCTGCGCCACACGGCGATGAGCACGCCGGCGAGGGTGACCGCGCCGAGCGGCGCGCCGACCACCAGGGCGGCCTCCGGGACGAAGGCGGCGACGACCGCGGCGTTTCTGAGCGCCATCGCGGCGTTCGCCAGCAGGATCGACCCGACCGCGATGTCGAGTAAGTCCGCCTTCCCCTTCGCCCGCTTCGCCATCTCGGCGACGACCGCCGTCGAGTTCACGAGCCCGCCGAAGAAGCCGGTGACCGCGTAGCCGCGCCCCTGGTACCGCTTCACGAGCACGTAGTTGACGAAGCCGATGGCGCTGACGGCGACGACGAGCGACCAGATCAGCCGCGGCTGGACCGCGCCCCACGGGTCGACCGTCTCCGCCGGGAGCAGCGGGAAGACGACGAACGCGAGGATCGTGAACTCCACCGCGCTGCGGACCTCCTCCCGGGAGAGCCCCCACGCGAACTGGTGGAGCTCCCGCTTCAACACGAGCAGCAGCGAGGAGAGCATCGCCACCGTCACCGCCTCGATGAAGAACTCCTCGGCGACGAGCGCCCCCACCCCGTACGTGACGAGCATCGACACGGAGGTGGTGAGCGAGAGGCCGTCGACGTCGGGCTCGACGAAGCTCCGCACCGCCAGCAGGACAGCGATGGTGACGATCAGCACGCCGCCGACGATCAGGAGCCCGTCGTCGCCGAGCAGCGAGAACACCGCGGCGGCGAGGCTGATCAGCGCGAACGTCCGGATCCCCGCCGACTTGTGGGACCACTCCCGTTCGAGTCCGAGGAACATCCCGAGCGCGGTCGCCAACACCAGCTTCGCGACGGGAGTCTGGAGGTAGCCGACGGGGTCGACGGGGGCCGCGCCGACCGCCGCGGAGGTCACCACGGCTGGTCACCCCGAGCCCGGCAGTCCCGCCGCGCCGACCGAGACGTCCCGTGCATACCCCGGTGTCTCGCGCACCCGACCCTATAGTTTGGCATGCCCGCCGACCGCCGGCGGGTCAGCGATTCGTCGGCTCGCGCGGGAGGTCCAGCGACTCGGTCAGGTCGTGTTCCTCCCCGGTGAGCAGGTAGAGGACGTCCTCGAGGATGACGGCGAGTTCCGGGAGCTCCCGCACCGCGAGGAACGTGATCCCGATCAGCGCGACGACCGCGAGGAGCTGGCTCATGATCCGGTCGGAGATGAGGAAGGAGACCCGGTACGGGTCGGTCGCGCCGAACATCGCGAGCACGAGGTCCGTCTGCCACTGCATGTACTGGTTGCCCGCGACGACGGAGATGAACGTCGTCCGGAGGATGTTGAGCACGTAGATGAGCGGGAGCGACACCGCGAGCGCCCGGAGCTTGCGCGAGAGCGGCGCCTGCACGGCGGCGACGAGGCCGCCGAAGATCGCCATGCTCCCGAGCCCCGTACACGCCAGCACGACGTGGATCGTGACGGTGTGACCGTCGGCGAGCGTCCACGCGTACGCCGCGTTGTACCCCTCGTAGCTCGTCACGCGCTCCGGCGCGTAGCCCAGCAGGTCGATGAGGAACCCGGTCTGAGTGGCGACGGCCTCGATGAGGATCCGGCGCGGCTCGGGGACGGCGACGCCCGCGACCGAGAACGCCGGGATCGTCTCGAACGGGAGGTAGATGAACAGCATGAGCGAGATGGCCCGCGTGAGCGTGAACAGCGAGGCGCGGCCGTTGTACAGCAGGTAGCCGGCGTAGATGCACGCCGGGACGCCGACCAAGGCGAGGATCGACTCGACGTAGCTCTGGTGTTCGAACGCGAAGTACGGCACCGTCGTCAGCCAGAACAGCCCGAACAGCGCCCACGTGCCCGCCGCGAGCGACCGACCCGCCGCCAGCCCGCGACTGTCGAGCAGCCACGCGGCGGCGAAGAGGATCGCGACGAGCCAAGCGAAGGTGAACGTGTCGGGGATCAGGCTCAGGATCGCCGGCACGCCGGGACCGAACATGTCCGAACCGTCGGTCGTCGTCGGATAAAGCCCTTGTCGTTGCCGACGGTCGGTCGGGGAGATGCGAGCGGGGGAAAACGAAAAGAAGTAGAGGGGAAACGCGGTTCGGCGCCGTCAGCGCTCGTCGGAGTCGAGCACCCGGATCTGGTCCCCGCGGACGGTGACCGGGATCGGGACGGTCGCCTCGTACAACTCGACGGTCACCTGGTCTTTCCCCTCGTCGATGCGCTGGACGCGGGCCTTCTCGCCTTTAAACGGCCCGGCGATCAGCTCGACGATGTCGCCCTCGGCGATGCCCTCGACGTCGGGGGTCGGCGAGAGGAAGTGCTCGACCTCGGAGAAGGGGCTCTCGGCCGGCCCCTCCGAGCCCTGAATGACGCCGCGAGCGTGCGGGATCTCGTCGAGGATCCGGGCGAACACGCTGCCGTCCGTCGCCTCGACCATCACGTAGCTCGTGAGCTGGTCGGGGGCGATGACCGCCTGGATCTCCGGCATCTCCTTCTCCGCGAGCATGTCGGCGACGGTCCGCTCCTGGCTCGCGGTGGTCTTGACCGAGAAGATCGGCATCAGGCGCCGACCCCCGGCAGGAGGCTCATGATCGCGAACATCAGGAAGCCGATGAAGCCGACGAGGAGGATGCCGGCGCCGGCGATCTTCGACACCTGGAGGAACTCGTCGGTGCTCGGCGTGCTCGCCAGTTTCAGCACCCGAACGTAGCTGTTGAGGTCGTACGGAACGTCCATGTTACGACGCGCTTCGAGGCGAGACGGTTTTTACCTTTTGATGCGACGCGATTCCGAATCCGCGAGCGAGGACGGCGAACAGGAACTCTATCGGGACGGTGCGCGTCGGCGGCGGATCACTCCACGTAGTCGATGTCTTCCATCTCCGCGGCCGCCCCCTCCGGCGGCTCGCCGTTCCGGCCGTAGATCTGCGGCGACTCGACGCCGGTCACCACGATCATGGTGCGCATCTCGCCCTCCAGCTCGTCGTCGACCGAGGTCCCCCAGATGATCCGGGCGTCGGGGTCGATCCGGTCGTAGATCTCCTCGACGACGCCCTCGGCCTCCTCGATGGACATGTCCGTGCCGCCCGTGACGTTAACTAAGGCGGAGTTCGCGCCGGAGATGTCGACGTCGAGCAGCGGCGAGCGGAGCGCGGACTTCACGGAGTCCTGCGCCTTCGAGTCGGAGTCGGACTCGCCGAGGCCGATCATGGCGACGCCGCCCTTCTCCATGACCGTGCGAACGTCGGCGAAGTCGAGGTTGACCAGCCCGGGCATCGTGATGAGCTCCGTGATCCCCTTCACCGAGCGCATCAGCACCTCGTCGGACACCTTGAACGCCTGTCGGACCGGGAGCTTCCCGACCGCGTCGAGCAGGCGGTCGTTGGGGACGACGATGACCGTGTCGCTCACGTCGCGGAGGCGCTCGAGGCCGGCCTCGGCGTTCGTCCGTCGGACCTCGCCCTCGGCCGTGAAGGGAGTCGTGACGATGGCGATGGTGAGCGCGCCCGACTCGCGGGCGGCCTTCGCGACGACCGGCGCGGAGCCGGTCCCGGTGCCGCCGCCGAGCCCGGCGGTGACGAACACCATGTCGGAGCCGTCGATGGCGTCTTGGATCTCCTCTTGGGACTCGATGGCGGCCTCCTCGCCGACCTGCGGGAGGGAGCCGGCGCCGCGTCCCTGAGTCTTCTGCTGGCCCATGAGGATCTTCGTGTCGGCCTCGATGTTGACGAGGTGCTGGACGTCGGTGTTGGCGGCGACCAGCTTCGCGCCGTGGATCCCCTCCTCGGTCATCCGGTTGACGGTGTTCCCGCCGGCGCCGCCGCAGCCGACGACGGTGATGTTCGTCTGGAGGTCCTGGAGGACGTCCTCCAGCTCGTCGTCGGTCATCGTTCCGGACTGTGGCGGGGCGCCGGCAGTCGCGTCGCTCGCGCCGGCGCCGGCCTCCCCGGCGTCGTCCGCCGGGGATTCCTCGGCTTCGTCGATGGCGTCCTCTACGATAGAGTCCATTATGTGGTGTGGTTGCGACCCGGACGTATTTATTTTTGCCCGATCGTCTGACGCGGGTCGGACGCCGAGAGACCGTCTCCAGCGCGCGGGAGCGGGGTCGATTTCGACGCTTACTCTTCCACGTCTTCGGCGTCGACCGGGAACCGCTCCGTCCGCGCCCGCGACACGTCGGCCGGCGTCACCGTGTCGCCGTCGATCTCGACGGACTCGCCGTCGGCGAGCCGACCGAACGCCGGCCCCTCGGGGACGCCGCGGTCCCGGGCAAGGTCGGGGTCGAACGCGGTCTCGCGGGCGACGACCGCGCCCTCCGCCACCTCGACCGCGTCGTATCCGCCCGCGAGCACCGCCGCGAGGCCGTCGACAAGATCGGCGTATCCCGGCGCGTCCGGGTCGTCGGCGAAGGCGGCCGCTCCGGCCGCGCGGGTGCCGGCCTGCTCGGTGTCGAAGGCGACCGCGTTCGCCGCCACCGCGTCGCGGGTCGCCTCGGGGTCGATCCCCTGCGCCCGAGCGAGGAGCGCGTCCGGGAGTTCGCGGATCGAGACCGCGTCGGGGGCGGAGCCCGCGTCGGGGTTCGAGACCGCGTCGGATCCCGACTCCGCGGGGCCGGAGTCCCCGGGAACGACGTCGCCGAATCGAAGCCCCTCGTCGACGGTCGCGAGGTCGCGCTCCAGCCGCTCGACCAGCGGGAGCGGGCGGTCGCCGACCTCGCGGACCCACGTCTCGCTCACCACGCGGTGCCCGAGCCCTTCGACGACGGCCGCGAGCTCGGGCCTGTCGCCCTCGATCACGGCGCGGTCGGCGCGGCTGCGGGCGAACGCCTGCTCGATCGTCTCACGGTTCGCCTCGGGCGCGCCCATCTCGCCGAGCGACCAGTCGGCGCCGACGTGGCCCACGGCCCACGCGGTGTCGCGGACGATCCGCGTGAACCGCGGCGCGTAGTGGCCGCCGCCGAAGCCGACGACGTGGCGGGGAGCGGGGTCGCCCGCGTCGTCTGAGTCGCCGTCGACCAGGTCCGGACCGGTGCCTCGCAGGTCGAGGACCGCCCTGGCGACCGCCTCGGCCGCGTCCGGGTCCGCCCACTGCGGCTCGTCGGAGCCGACCTCGACGAACAGCGACGGGACGGAGCCGTCCGTCGGTCCGTGGTGGGTGCACTCGATGCCGACGTCGTACCCGTCCGGGGCGTGCGCCGCCAGCGCCTCGACGACGCGCTTCTCGGCGCCGGGGGCCGCGTTCGCGAGCGTCTCCGGCTCGCCGCCGTACGGCGCCGGGCCGAAGTTCCCGGTGACGTGGGCGGTCAGGAGCCGCCCCGTCTCCCCGGAGTGTCTGGAGACGAAGACGAGGAAGTCCGGGTCGGTCGCGTCATCCGGGTCGGTCGCGTCATCCGGTTCGGCCGCGTCGTCACTTCCGAACGCGACCGCCGGGTCGTCGAGTTCGATGTGTAGCTCGTCGAACTCCCGGAGCTCGAACCCGTCGGTCCGGTAGTAGGTCCCGCCGCCCGCGGCGTCGGGGCGCGTCTCGTCCTCGCGTCGCTCCCAGTCGCCGACCGCGAGCAGGCGCTCGCCGATGTGTTCGGAGGCGCTGTCGGCCCGGCTGACGACGATCGCTATCACGAACTGCGGTCGGGGTCGGGCGGCCGAATAGGCGTCGATTCGAGCGCGATACGAGGGTGTGTGATCGGCGACTGGCGCGGCTGAGGCGACAGTCGTTTGTTTATAAGTAATGGCTGGTGGGTCGACGGTGAACACCTCCAAAGCCCCAGCCGCTCGGCTATACCCCGTTGCAGTCGCTACGCCGGCGAACACCTCCAAAGCCCCAGCCGCGACGGCTCGCGCGGCTCGATGCGCTCCTCGCTCAGTCGCTACCGCTCCTTCGCTCCGGTGCTTTCGTCGCCGTGCTTCGCCCTCGCGACTGCCCCTTTGAGTCCCACCCCGCCCCGCACAGCACCGCACCTCACACCTCCCCAGCCTCGTCAGTCGTCCTTCGCTTCGCTCCGGACGACTGACTCCCTCGTGCGGTCTGCTCGCGGCCTGTCGGCCGCTCGCAGGCGCACGCCACCGCAAAATCTCAGCTCTATTTATAAATAACATCAGTCGCCAGCTACCGATCCGGTGAGAATTTGCCGCGCGCTCACGGGAACAGCAGGTACGCGAACACGCCGTACGCGGCGATGAGGACCGCGCCGTCGACGCGCGAGAGGCGCTGGCCGCGGTACATGAGCCCGACGAAGAGGGCGGTGAAAGCGAGGAGCGCGGGGAACTCGAAGCCGCGGACGCCCGGGCTTACGCCGATCGGTCGGATGACGGCGATGATCCCGATGACGGCGAGGACGTTGTAGATGTTCGACCCGACGACGTTGCCGACGCTGAACTCGGCCTCGCCGCGGACGGCGGCGACGACGCTCGCCGCCAGCTCGGGGAGCGAGGTGCCGAGCGCGAGCACCGTGAGCCCGATGAAGATGTCGGAGAAGCCGGCCGCGGAGAGCAGCGACTCCCCGCCGTCGATCAGCCATTGCGAGCCGAGCAGCAACGCGACGATGCCGCCGACCACGGCGGCGACGTCGCGGAGGCTCGCGTCCGGCATCTCCGCGCGCTCCGCGGTGGAGATACCGGACTGCGTCCGCCGAATCCGGCGCATGACCACGACCGTGAACGCGACGAGCACGCCGAGCAATAGGACCCCTCCCGGCCGACCGATCCGGCCGTTCCAGCCGAGGCCGACGAGCAGCAGCGCAGCGAGGGCCATGAACGGGACGTGGCGCTCGAACACCGTCTGGGAGACGTCAAGCGGGCGGATCAGCGCGGAGACGCCCAGCACGAGCCCGATGTTGGCGATGTTCGATCCGAGAATGGTCCCGAGCCCCACGTCCGTCGACACGGTCACGGCGCCGAGCAGCGAGACGAACAGCTCGGGGGCGGTCGTCGCGAACGCGATGACGGTGACCCCGACCGTCGACGCCTTCAGGCCGACCGCGAGCGCGAGGTCGCTGGCGCCCTTGACGAGCAACTCGGCGCCCGCGTAGAGGAAGGCGGCACCGCCGACGAGGAGCAGCAGTTCAGTGAGCGGCGACCCGAGCAACACGGCTCCCGATTGTCGTCGGCATTTTAAAAAGCGCCGTGGTTCGGAGCGGTCGGAGAAGCCGGTCGCCCGTCCGCCGGCTCAGGCGTGCGTCGCCCGGAACTGGCCGTGTTTCACGCCGATGGCGAACGCGAGCGCCCCGAAGAGCAGCATCGACGGGACGACCATCATCAGGGTGGTCTGCACCGGCATCATCCCGCTTCCGATCAGTCCAGCGGTGCCGACCGCGACGATCAGTACCAGCAGCGCCGCCGCCCGTGGGAGGTCGAACTCCATGTCAGGGGTTCGTCCCGAGACGGCCTAAACGTTCGGCTCGACGATAGTGATCGAAACGGTCGGCCCGGCGATAGCGATCGAAACGGTCGGCTCGGCGACGGTGGCGGCGTCGCGCGGGCTCACCCCGTCACGCCTCGATGATCTCGTCGTCGTCGGGCTCCTCCGGCACCGTCAGCTCGCCCTCCATGGAGACGACCGCACGGCCGCCGACCCGAACCTCCTCACCGTCGACCCGGACCCTGACGTGCCCGGGGCGGTCGACGAAGTGGCCCTGTTCGAATCGGAGCTCGTCGGGGAACTCGCCGTCGAACGCGTCGACGGTCCGCAGGTACGCCCCGACCGCGCCGCTCGCCGTGCCCGTCACGGGGTCCTCGGCGACGCCGACCGCGGGCGCGAACGCCCGGCCGTGGAGCGTCGACTCCGCCTCGAGCGCGTCGAAGGTGAACGCGTAGATCCCGGCGACCTCGTGTGCGTTCGAGATCGCCTCGATCGCGGCCGCGTCGGGCTCGGCCTCGCCGAGCCGCTCCAAGAAGTTGACAGGGACGACGAGCCACGGGAGCCCGGTCGAGGCGACGGCGACGGGGAGGTCGGCGCCCACGTCCCGGAGTGCGGCGGGGTCGATCCCGAGCGCGTCGCCGAGGCGGTCGGCGCCGAGCTCGGCCTCGGCGACCCGCTCGACCGTCGGCGGGTTCTGTCGCATCCAGACCGTACCGTCCTCGTCGACCCGGATCGAGAGGTCGCCGACGTTCGTCCGGAGGGTGCGCTCGCCGGCGTCGATCGCTCCGGCGTCGTACAGCGCGGCGTAGCTCGCGATCGTGGCGTGACCGCAGAGGTCGACCTCCGTCGAGGGGGTGAAGTAGCGGACCCGCTCGTCGGCGCCGGCGTCGCCGTCGGCCTCATTACCCCCGGCGTCCGGCTCGGAGAGGAACGCGGTCTCCGAGGCGCCGAGCTCGGCGGCGATCCTCTCCATGCGGTCGTCGCTCAGTCCGGCGGCGTCCGGTACCACGCCGGCGACGTTCCCGGCCAGCGGTTCGTCCGTGAACGCGTCGACGAGCAGCGCGCGTCGCGTTTCCATGGGTCACCCTCGTGGGGCGCCGTAAAAAAGGGTCCCGAGCCGGCCCGGGACGATGTCAACCCTTTTGCCCTCGACGGCGGATGTACCCCTATGGGCCTCTTCGACCGGTTGCGCGGAACCGACACCCCGCGCGTGGCGTTCATCGGGATCGACGGTCTCCCGCACGGTCTCGTCGCCGACAATCCGGACACGTTCCCGACGCTCTCGGCGATCGCCGCCGACGGCGACGGCGGGCCGATCGACAGCATCGTGCCGCCGGAGTCGAGCGCGTGCTGGCCCGTGCTCACTAGCGGCCAGAACCCCGGTGAGACCGGGGTCTACGGCTTCCAAGACCGAGAGGTCGGCACCTACGACACCTACGTGCCGATGGGCCGGGACGTCCAGGCGACCCGCGTGTGGGACCGCGCCACCGACGCCGGGCTCAACGCGACGGTGATGAACGTCCCCGTCACGTTCCCGCCCCAGCGGACGGTCCAGCGGATGGTGTCCGGCTACCTCTCGCCCGACGTGGACAAGGCCGCACACCCCGAGGAGCTCCGCGAGTACCTCACCGAGAGCGACTACCGGCTGTCGGTGAACGCGAAGCTCGGTCACAAGGCGGACAAGTCCGAGTTCATCGAGCACGCCCGGGAGACGCTCGACGCCCGCGCCGCCGCGTTCTCCAGGTACGTCGAGCGCGACGACTGGGACCTGTTCGTGGGGGTGTTCACGGCGCCGGACCGGATCAACCACTTCCTGTGGGGCGACTACGCTGACGCCGGCCGGTACGGCGAGGACCTCCTCGACTTCTACGCCGCGCTCGACGAGCACATCGGCGCGATCCGGGAGAGACTCCCGGACGACGTTCGCCTCGTCGTGGGCTCGACCCACGGATTCACGCGGCTCCGCTACGACGTCTACTGCAACGAGTGGTTAGAACGGGAGGGGTGGCTCTCGTACGCCGACGCCGACGACCACGGCGCGCTGACCGACATCGACGACGACACCCGCGCGTACTCGCTGGTCCCCGGTCGCTTCTACATCAACCTGGAGGGCCGCGAACCCGAGGGGGTCGTGCCCGAGTCGGAGTACGAGTCCGTGCGCGCCGAGCTGCAAGAGGCCCTCAAAGCATGGGAGGGCCCGGACGGGAAGCCGGTCGCGAAGCGCGTCGTCGAGCGCGAGACCGTCTTCCGAGGCGAACACGACGAGATCGCACCGGACCTCGTCGTCATCCCGAATGAGGGGTTCGACCTCAAGTCCGGCTTCCGCCCCCACGACGAGGTGTTCGACCCGGACGGCCCGCGGACGGGGATGCATACCTTCGAGGACGCCGCCCTGTTCGTCGACCACCCGGACGCGAACGTCGAGGACGCGGACCTCCTCGACGTCGCGCCGACGCTCCTGCGACTGCTCGACGTCGACTACGGCCGGACCGACCTCGACGGCGCGAGCCTGATCTGAGATGGAACGGACGCCGGACGGGACCCCGGTCGGCGTCGACGACCCGTACGCGGTCGCCGGCGTCTGCGACCACCTGACCGACGACGGTCGCTGTCGGTTCGCGCTGACCCGCACCGGCGACGACCCGGAGTTCGCCGCGGCCCGCCGCGCCGACGGCTACGCCTGTCACGTCGGTCCAGACGACGCGTGGCGGGCGTGTCCCCACTACCGTTCGACGACCGACGGCCGCGAGTGCCGCCGCTGCGGGCTCGAAGAGGTCCGGATCGCCCACGACGACGCCCGACCGCTGGTGGAGGAACACCACCTCTCGTACGGCGGAAACGGACCCGTCGCGACAGCGGACCCCGACGACGGTGCCGGCGGGCACCCTGACGACGGTGCCGGCGGGCACCCCGACGACGCCGGTCCCCACGAGATCACCGTCGCGCTGTGCCGCTGGTGTCACACGAAGGTCCACAAGTCGTTCGCGCGGATCGACGACGACGCGAGTCCGGACCCCGAGGCGATCGCTGAGCGAGAGCGCCGGCGAAGCAAAGAGCAGTCGGAGTCCGCCTTCGAGACGGCCGGCGAGCGGTTCGACGAAAGCGAATAGTCGAGGCGGACGGCTCCGTCGGGTTCAGCGGCCGTCTTCAGGCGTCCGGCCGCGGTCGGATCAGGTTCGCGAGGGCGACGAGCGCACCGAGGAACCACCCGAGCGGGACGGAGATACCGACCCACATCAGCACGTAGCCGAGGCCGGCGACGCCCCACTGCTCGCCGAACGTCTCCAGGTCGAAGGCGCTGCGGAGGGTCTCGTTGATCCCGCCGACGCCGAGGATCGTATCGAGGATCCAAACCGCGAGCTGGTAGCTCGGGTCGAGCACCAAACTCGAGATGGAGGGCGTGAGCAGCCCGGCGACGACCGGCGGGAGGAAGATCGCGGTCATCGCGAACGGGTACGCTAAGAGCACGCTGACGAACCGCCCGCCGGTCTTCGAGAACCCGGCGGCCGCGCCCGCGGAGACGACCGCAACGACGCTGGCGCCGCCGATTCCGAGCATCACCTCGGTCGGCAGTTGGAAGTGCGCGAGCAGGGTGAGCGAGCCCCAGACGAGCGTCGCGACGACGACGGCGCCGAGCACGCCGAAGCGAGCGACCGCGGAGTCGAGCTTCGCGGCGTAGTACCGCGTGGCGAACCCGACGAGCAGGAGCGGGTACGCGACCGCGACGAGCGGGGCGCCGAGTATCGCCCAGAGGTAGTACCCGACGGTCTGGACGGAGGTCTCCGGTTTCCACTTCCCCAGCACCGCGCTCGGATCGAGCTGTCTGGGGAAGACGACCTCCATCCACGTCTCGTGGAGTCGGACGACGTCAAGGAGGAGCGCTTCCACCAGACTGGTTTGTCCTCGGCGTTCCATTTGGCTCACCTCGCGCACGCCACACCGTGAACTTTGTGCCTTCGTTCGGGCGTCTGTCAGTACGCCCCGATTATCAGACGGTACGCCCTGCGCCGATACGCTTAACCGTTTCAGCGGGCCTATCATCGCTCATGCATAGACGTGGACTGCTCGCGGCGGTCGCCGCATCGACGTCCGTCGCCCTCGCCGGGTGTGCCGCCGGCGAAGACGGGAGCTACGAGTACGACGCGAGTCCGGCACAGATCCCGTCGGAGGCGGCCTCAGAGGCCGGGTATACGGGCGAGGAGCCGGAGTCGTTCACCATCGAGCAGGAGTTCGACGTGGCGGGCGTGAACGCCCAGGTGTCGGCGACCACGTGGGTGGCGGGGTACGAGAACCAGAACAACGGCTCCGCGCTGTTCGTGGCGAGCACCCCGAACGCGTCGGTGGGCGGGCAGTCGGTCAACCCGCTGGTTCGCGCCGACGACGCGGAACTGATCCGCCGGCTGTTAGAGCAGGTCGAGCAGCGCGGGATCGGCGGCGAGGGAACCGACATCGAGGCCGAGGACATCGAGAACCGCGGGTCGGAGACGCGGACCATCCTCGGCGAGGAGGTGGAGGTGTCGATCCTCGAAACCACGGTTGACGCGGAGGTCGGCGCCGGCGGCAATCAGAGCGGCAGCGTCGAGGACGTCCCGGTGTTCATCTACATCGCGACCGTTCAGCACGACGACGACGTGGTCGCGCTCATCGGCG is drawn from Halorubrum sp. CBA1229 and contains these coding sequences:
- the ftsZ gene encoding cell division protein FtsZ, whose protein sequence is MDSIVEDAIDEAEESPADDAGEAGAGASDATAGAPPQSGTMTDDELEDVLQDLQTNITVVGCGGAGGNTVNRMTEEGIHGAKLVAANTDVQHLVNIEADTKILMGQQKTQGRGAGSLPQVGEEAAIESQEEIQDAIDGSDMVFVTAGLGGGTGTGSAPVVAKAARESGALTIAIVTTPFTAEGEVRRTNAEAGLERLRDVSDTVIVVPNDRLLDAVGKLPVRQAFKVSDEVLMRSVKGITELITMPGLVNLDFADVRTVMEKGGVAMIGLGESDSDSKAQDSVKSALRSPLLDVDISGANSALVNVTGGTDMSIEEAEGVVEEIYDRIDPDARIIWGTSVDDELEGEMRTMIVVTGVESPQIYGRNGEPPEGAAAEMEDIDYVE
- a CDS encoding D-aminoacyl-tRNA deacylase, coding for MIAIVVSRADSASEHIGERLLAVGDWERREDETRPDAAGGGTYYRTDGFELREFDELHIELDDPAVAFGSDDAAEPDDATDPDDATDPDFLVFVSRHSGETGRLLTAHVTGNFGPAPYGGEPETLANAAPGAEKRVVEALAAHAPDGYDVGIECTHHGPTDGSVPSLFVEVGSDEPQWADPDAAEAVARAVLDLRGTGPDLVDGDSDDAGDPAPRHVVGFGGGHYAPRFTRIVRDTAWAVGHVGADWSLGEMGAPEANRETIEQAFARSRADRAVIEGDRPELAAVVEGLGHRVVSETWVREVGDRPLPLVERLERDLATVDEGLRFGDVVPGDSGPAESGSDAVSNPDAGSAPDAVSIRELPDALLARAQGIDPEATRDAVAANAVAFDTEQAGTRAAGAAAFADDPDAPGYADLVDGLAAVLAGGYDAVEVAEGAVVARETAFDPDLARDRGVPEGPAFGRLADGESVEIDGDTVTPADVSRARTERFPVDAEDVEE
- a CDS encoding transcription elongation factor Spt5, whose product is MPIFSVKTTASQERTVADMLAEKEMPEIQAVIAPDQLTSYVMVEATDGSVFARILDEIPHARGVIQGSEGPAESPFSEVEHFLSPTPDVEGIAEGDIVELIAGPFKGEKARVQRIDEGKDQVTVELYEATVPIPVTVRGDQIRVLDSDER
- a CDS encoding DUF4010 domain-containing protein, whose translation is MTSAAVGAAPVDPVGYLQTPVAKLVLATALGMFLGLEREWSHKSAGIRTFALISLAAAVFSLLGDDGLLIVGGVLIVTIAVLLAVRSFVEPDVDGLSLTTSVSMLVTYGVGALVAEEFFIEAVTVAMLSSLLLVLKRELHQFAWGLSREEVRSAVEFTILAFVVFPLLPAETVDPWGAVQPRLIWSLVVAVSAIGFVNYVLVKRYQGRGYAVTGFFGGLVNSTAVVAEMAKRAKGKADLLDIAVGSILLANAAMALRNAAVVAAFVPEAALVVGAPLGAVTLAGVLIAVWRSDWRTTLEAELTSPFSLRNALTFGALFVAVLLVSAGAERAFGAGGFVATSFLAGLVSSGSATATAVSLLGTGQITVDTAVGGVVAGTAASILVKTAFAASIARELVRPVLLWNLVLIAVGVAVGVPLLLF
- the artA gene encoding archaeosortase A, which translates into the protein MFGPGVPAILSLIPDTFTFAWLVAILFAAAWLLDSRGLAAGRSLAAGTWALFGLFWLTTVPYFAFEHQSYVESILALVGVPACIYAGYLLYNGRASLFTLTRAISLMLFIYLPFETIPAFSVAGVAVPEPRRILIEAVATQTGFLIDLLGYAPERVTSYEGYNAAYAWTLADGHTVTIHVVLACTGLGSMAIFGGLVAAVQAPLSRKLRALAVSLPLIYVLNILRTTFISVVAGNQYMQWQTDLVLAMFGATDPYRVSFLISDRIMSQLLAVVALIGITFLAVRELPELAVILEDVLYLLTGEEHDLTESLDLPREPTNR
- a CDS encoding protein translocase SEC61 complex subunit gamma — encoded protein: MDVPYDLNSYVRVLKLASTPSTDEFLQVSKIAGAGILLVGFIGFLMFAIMSLLPGVGA
- a CDS encoding CBS domain-containing protein; the encoded protein is MDLNDRTRVSEVMSTPLETIGASEPLREAARRMADDDISALVVTTGGGCIVTQSDIIGAVADGRDLDEAVVRDVMTENVETVTPDLMMEEVAAMMTMYGVKHLPVVDDDYVGMVSSTDVAAQLS